The Natrinema versiforme genome segment GGACATCGCGGTGCGAGACACCCGGGTTTCGGACGCCATCGACGAACCGATGCGGGCGATGATCCTCGATATCCTCTCCGAGGAGGCGCTGACCGCAACTGAGGTCCACGGCCGTTTGGAGGACCGCGGCGTCGACCGCACGGAGAACACGGTTCGTCATCACATCAACGAGTTACGGGATGCCGGTCTCGTCGACGTCGTCCGCTTCGAGGAAGGGCGCGGTGGGACGACGAAGTACTACCACGCGAATACGATCGTCCTCTCGTACTCGCTGCCAGAGTCAGCTGATGACGCTGTTGAGGAGATGATCGAGGCCGTTCAACCCCAGATCAGGGACTCACTCGATACTCTCACAGAAGACCACGACGACGCGATAGCGGAGATCGTCGCAGATATGCAGCCGTGTGAGCACTGTCAGACCCAGAAGTACGAAACCTACGTGCTCCTAACTGTCCTCCGCCGGGCGTTCGTTCGTGCGCACCGAGATTCTTGAGCTTGCGCCCTGTACCGCTGTCAAGGCCTCACTTCACCGTGTGTTTTAGTTATCCGGCGATATCCCTCATACACAGCTGGCAATCCGAGGGGAAGTGCGAAGACTCCGAACCCGAGTAGGATGTATCCGGCTACGTGCCGGCGTCGCACAGCTAGAACTGTCGCGGCGACGCCGACGAACGCAATCAGATAGGCAAGATTACTCCAGAGCACGTTGTACGAGGAGC includes the following:
- a CDS encoding helix-turn-helix domain-containing protein, translated to MSSSGTDHRLEDIAVRDTRVSDAIDEPMRAMILDILSEEALTATEVHGRLEDRGVDRTENTVRHHINELRDAGLVDVVRFEEGRGGTTKYYHANTIVLSYSLPESADDAVEEMIEAVQPQIRDSLDTLTEDHDDAIAEIVADMQPCEHCQTQKYETYVLLTVLRRAFVRAHRDS